In Selenihalanaerobacter shriftii, the sequence CTAAAAGTAGAATGAATCAAACTAGGTATGCCTTTTCCGATCGCTTGAAAAGTAGTTGAAAATATAATTGCTGGTCCCATTATTGGGAAAGCAAGAGTAATTCTCTTTAAAGCCGTAGTCCCTACTTCTAATAATTGAGGATCTTTATTAAATAATAAGATTAATTCCTTAGTGAAGAATTGAAAAATAATAAATCCAACTGTCGTAAATATGCAGCTAATTATTGCTCCAGACTTAATTGTTTTCTTCATTCTTTCTGAATTGTTATTTCCATAATTATAACCGATTATCGGCATATAACCTTGAGTCAACCCGACAATAGGAAGAAAAACAAAAGATTGTAATCTAAAATAGATTCCAAAGACTGCAATAGCTGTTTCACTATAACTACCAACAATTTTATTAACTCCAGCAATCATTGTACTTGCTGATATCTGTAAAGCCATTGCCGGTAATCCTACTTTATATACATCAATTATAATTTGTGGATCAAATGTAATCTGTTTTAATTTTAATGTAATCTGATTCTTATCACTAAATAGAATTATCCAAACAAAAATCCCACTAGTTAACCTCGCAAATATCGTAGCATATGCAGCACCTTCAATACCTAGTTCAGGAAAAAAACCAATTCCAAAAATCAAAAGTGGATCTAAGATTATATTTAAAATCGCTCCAATTAACATCGTCACCATTGGAACAAAAGTATTCCCTTCGCCCCGTAAAATATTATTACCTATTATCGGAACAAATAAAGCTAAAGCTCCCATTAAGATAATCCTAGTATATTGAGTAGTAAGATCAATCAAAACTTGGTCATGAGTAAATATTCTAATCAAATCTTCTGTGAAAAAATAACCAATAATTGCTACTACTATCCCGTAAATAACAGAAAGAAATGTAACATGCTCAGCAACACTATTAGCTCTATTATGTTCTTGTCTACCTAATAGTCTAGAAATTAATGAAGTAGTTCCTACTCCAGTACCAACTGAAATTGCAATTAAAAGTAGCTGAATTGGAAAAGCCAATGAGATAGCAGATAATGCCTCTTTGCTAAGGTGACCAATATAAATACTATCTATTATATTATATAACGATTGAATAAGCATCCCAATAACAGCTGGTGCTGATAGCTTAATTAATAATGGAATAATCGGTTCTGTTCCTAGCCTATCAGCTTTTTTATTTAGTGCCATATTTATTCCCCCTCAATAAACTCATCTTCAAAACCTAAATTATAACATATCTTTTTAATTAATTTCATAAAAATTTCAACTTCATCTTGAGATAATCCTTTTTTTATCTCTTCTTCAATTGAATATAAAATATCCATAAATACTGGTTTAAACTTCTTACTTTTTTCTGTTAAATAAAGAAGATAACATCGTTTATCTTCAGAATCTCTTTTACGTTTAATAAACCCTTTATCCTCTAATTTCTTTACTGCTCTACCAGCAGCAGCCTTATCTATATCATAAATCTTACATAAATCCTGTTGACATATTTCATCTTGATGATACAGGGCAATTAGAAAAGGGTATTGACCTCTCCCAATATCATAATCAGCTAACTTATCATTTAACAAAGAAGCTTGTGCTCTATAAGCAATAGATATATATTTAGCTATACTATCTAACTTTTTCATAAATACCTCCTCCAAATTAAATCTTTTACAGTTCATATACTTTAAATTTGTTAGTTATTTATTATATCACGATTAGTTGAGATGTCAACCATTTAAGTGTAATTATTTTATTCTTACAAAGTAATTATCATATTTTAAAACACAAATAATTTATTTATCCATAAAATAAAAAACTAGAACAGAATTCTGCTCTAGTCTCCTTTAAAAGTTCCAAGGAAATTATATGGATATAAAAGGGAGGAAAGAATAACAGAGGTAACTAACAAGAGGGTATATCACTTTCCTCCTTCTCTATGTATAGCTTAATTATATTTAATTTTCGCTAAATTTATTCAAAACATCTGATTATATTCCTATATCCCAATTAAATCTTCTTTTTATTTTATTTCTATATAGTTAACTAATTCACCTTCTATAATATAAATTAAAAGCACTCAACTAAGAGTGCTTAGTAAAATTATTACCTTAAACCATTCTGTCTCTTAGAAATAACTTCTCCATTTTGAAAAGTTATTGTCATATTCGAGCCATCTTGATTTTGCCATAGATACGCTGCAGTATTATACAGACTTGCACTAGACCTAGAAACTACATTTCCATCATTGCCTAAAAGATTAGTTACTTCATCATATGTCATACTGGTCTGTATCTTCTCAAACTGCCGTTTCGTGTAAATTTTACTTTTTGTACCTCTACTACTACAGCCTACTACTGCTAAAGATAATATTATAACCATTAGAATTAATATAATTTTTTTATTTGAATACGGCATCATTTTCTCATTCCCTTCTCTATATTCTGTAATAAAGTAAATTTTAACATTGATGAAGTATTATTATTCTATGTAAAATACCAGTTACTTATTTTTCATCTACCTTTTATCTAACTAGCAATTTTTTTCATGGTAAATAATTCACATATAAATCACAAAAACATACCTATATTAAAGGTATGTTAACAAACTTTCTAAATATAAAATTTTAATTATTAATCTCTATGCTTTATCCTGCACATATTCAAATTCTAATATTATATATATTATAAATTTTCAGAAAATAATTCTAATTATAATAAATCTTGTGCTTTATTCTTTAATAAACTCTTCTCTTCAAGTTCTTCACTTTGAGATAAATACATAGCAGCATCATCTTGAGGTTGTTCTTTCTTTAAATTTATTCCTATAGTATCTAAAACATCCTCTAATTCATCACTATAAACCTCAACAACTATGCTCAGCAATATCACAAAAGCTAACTGCCATACTGACACCATTATCCTTAACATTTCTGTATCTATCATTATTACCCCTCCTTAATAAAGTAATAAATTTTCTGAATCTTTATTCGTCTTATCTATAACTATTCTACACTCAGACACCTGTTTCCTGTATAGTGAAAAATTTCCCTAATTCTCCCTTCGAAAGCATGGTTATATCTTCTAATGATAACCTTTAAACAAATTGATATAATACTAGAGTAAAATTAGAAAAAGGAGGAATTTATAAATGAAGAGATTTAAGATCACATTTATAGTTACTGTAGTAGCTCTTATATTATTTACTAATGTATTAGTAGCTTCTGCTGCAACTATGCATACTGTTAAACCAGGTGAAAGTCTTTGGACAATTGCTAGAAAGTATGGTACTACTGTTAATCAAATTAAATCTACAAATAATCATTGGTCAGAACTTATTCATGCAGGTCAAACATTAAACATTCCGCAAAAAACAAAATATACTACAAATCATTTTTCTTCTAGAGATTTAGATTTATTAGCTCGTCTAGTTCATGGAGAAGCTCGTGGAGAAACTTTTGAAGGACAAGTTGGAGTAGCAGCAGTAATTTTAAATCGAGTTGAAAACCCAAAGTTTCCTAATACTGTTTCCGGAGTAATTTATGAAAACTTAGCTTTTGAATCAATAATGAATGGTCAAGCTAATTTAAGACCAAATCAAGAAACTATTAAAGCTGCTAAAGCTGCTTTAAATGGTTGGGATCCTACTGGCAACTCTTTATTCTTCTATAATCCAGCAAAAATCCACTCTTCTTCTAACTGGATTTGGACTAGAAGAGTAGTTAAAAATATTGGAAGTCACAGCTTTGCTGTATAAATAAAGAAAGCAACCAGAGAATTATTCCCTGGTTGCTTTTCTACTTAACTTTAACCTATCTTTTCATTAGTAATCTTTAAAACTTCTTCTTTTAATTCTTTAGCCTCAGCTTTTAATTCTTCCATAGCTTTTCTCTTTTCCGCTACATATTCTTCATCACTCATAAAAGCTAAATTAATATTTACATTTAGTTCAGCTGCTTCTAAAGCTGCCCAAGCTTCAATAGCTCCTACGCCAGCATCACTTACGGCATGAGAATTACCTTTCTTAGCAGCAATTACAGCCTGCTTTAAAATATCTACACTCTTCTTAGCCATAGTAAAAGGAACTTCTGTTGCCTCTATAGAAGCTTTTTTCATAGTCTTGTCTCTTAATTCTTTTTCCTCATCAGTCTCCTTAGGCATCTGTAAAGCATCCATATACTCACCGAATACTTCCATATCTTCATTAACTAAATCAAGATAATCTTCTTTTAATTGAGTAGTAGCATCAATTAATTCTTCCATTTCTTCTTGCACATCAGCATAATCATCTTTTCCTACTGTTAATGAAGCTACCATACAAGTTGAAACAGCACCTAAAGCTCCACTTAAAGCAGCTGCACTTCCTCCACCTGGAGTTGGTGACTTAGATGCAAATTCCTCCATAAATTCTGCTATTTTCTTCTCTCTAATCATTATGTAAATCCTCCTTTCAAAACATACTAATAATTCCATATCTAACTATCATAATATTTATTCTTTATGAATTAGAAATATCCTTCATAATTTTCAAAAAACTTATATTAGCTTAATATTTTACCCAAAGATGTAGATAATCATCCCAATTAATGGTGGAATAAAAGCCGTACTTAAAATTCGAATCACAGTAAATTTAGGACCAATTAGAGCAACTTCAAAAGTAAGAGAACTAATATTCCAAATTGACCAAGCCACTACATAAGTAATTACCGCCATTAAACTAGCCCCGCTTTTGAAAATACTGACCGCCAATGGAAAAGCCACATAAGGACCTCCAGGAGTAACCAAACCTGCAAACCACCCAATTAAAATCCCTTTCACACCCGCTTCTGCTCCTAACCATTCTACTATTAATTCTTGAGGAATTAATACCTGAATTAATCCTGCTAAAATAAAAGCAACTATTAATAATGGTGCAGTCTTAATTAACATATTACTACTTACTTTCAAACCTTTAATATGTAATTGATCACCTTTAAGATAAGCAATAATAAATAAAACCACTGAAATAATAGCCATAATAATAGTAGATTCTAACATCAATTTTCACCAGCTTTCCTAGAAACTAAATCATCGCTAAATCTCGAAAATAATAAATTAGCCAGCAAACCAGCTAATGGAGGAAAAACCAAAGTCAATCCATATCTAATTGCTGTTAATTTAGGACCTAAAATAGCTACTTCCATTACTAATCTACTTAAAGACCAAAATGCTTTTCCCGCTACAAAAGCAACCACTGTCCCTAATTCAGCTCCTGCCTTTAAAAAGGATGCCGCTATTGGAAAACTTACATACGGTCCACCAGGGATTATACCGCCGGCAATACTTCCTAACATTATACCTATAAAACCAGACTCCTCTCCTAGCCATTTAGTAATCATCTCTTGTGGAATCAATACTTGCATGTAACCAGCAATTATAAAGGCAAAGATCAATAATGGAATAATCTTAATTGTCATTTCAACTCCAATCTCTAAGCCTTTAAGCGGTAATGTGCTTGCTTGAAAATAAGCAACCATCATTAAAATTAAAGCTATAATCACCATGACAATAATTGTCCGCTGCACTTAATTACCTCCTCTATCTCTAAAAATGGAAAATATTATATCTCAATAATAACATTCTCCATAAAATAAATCAAACCCCCGCTTAACCTAAACGGAGGTTTGGTTCAATTAAATATTAATTTATAGAATTTTTAGCCTCATTTAAAAACTTTCTTGCTTTATCAACCATTTTACCATTAGGATATTTTGCTAAAAATGCCTGCCAAGCTTTAGCAGCCTTTTGATAATCTTTTAAATCAAAATGAGTTACGATTCCTTTATTAAATAAAGCATTTTTAAAATCAGGATCAATTTCTAATGCTTTATCAAATATTCCAATAGCTTTTTTGGGATTATTTACCTTTCTATAAGCTATTCCTAAATCTACAAGCACTGATACATTATTAGGTTTAAATTTCAAACTAGTTTCATAATAATTAATCGCTTTACTAAAGTTTTGTTGATCAAAATAAGCATGACCTAAATTAATCATTGCTGCTACATCTTGTGGGTTTTCTCCTAATCTTGCCTTATAATCAGCAATTGTAGATTGAGCATTAGTCGATTGTGGAGAGCTTATTTGATCTGGATTTTTGGCTGAACTCCTTGCCTCCGCAAGAAACTCTTTAGCTTTATCAGTCATTTGTCCATTTGGATATTCAGCTATAAACGCCTGCCATGCCTTAATTGCTTTTTGATAATTCCTTATTCCTCGTTGGTAGACGACTCCTTTATTGAATAAAGCATTTTTAAAATCAGGATCAACCTCTAATGCTTTATTATACAATTCTATAGCCTTCTGTGGGTTAGAATTTTGTTTATAATAATAAGCAGTCCCTAAGTCCACCAATACGTGTGCATGCTCCGGTTCAAACCTCAAGCTAGCTTCATAATAATTAATCGCTTTCTCATAATTACGTTGGTCATAATAAGCATTTCCTAAATCAATCATAGCCTGTACATCCTGGGGATTGTCAGATAACCTCTGTTTAAGGTTATTAATCTTTTGGCTATCTCCTTGTGAATTCGATTGATAATTTGTTTGTTGGGAATTATTTGAAGAACTAATAAACCCTGCAGCAGCTACAAAGACCGATGCTACAAAAACAATTATCATAAAAATTGCCATAGTCTTTTGTTTATCATTTTTACCACTCATATAAGTTACCTCCTCTATGTATGTTAAGTCCTTATTATATATTATAACACATTGTTCACATATCCACAATCAAATATGCAATCTTCATATTTACTTCATAATTCAGTGCGAATAGTTGTTAATACTACTCGCACTTATATTATAATTATGATATTACTGGTTTAAACATCTCTTTATCAGCCCCACATTCAGGACATACCCAGGCATAAGAGATATCTGAAAAAGATATTCCTGG encodes:
- a CDS encoding MATE family efflux transporter, producing MALNKKADRLGTEPIIPLLIKLSAPAVIGMLIQSLYNIIDSIYIGHLSKEALSAISLAFPIQLLLIAISVGTGVGTTSLISRLLGRQEHNRANSVAEHVTFLSVIYGIVVAIIGYFFTEDLIRIFTHDQVLIDLTTQYTRIILMGALALFVPIIGNNILRGEGNTFVPMVTMLIGAILNIILDPLLIFGIGFFPELGIEGAAYATIFARLTSGIFVWIILFSDKNQITLKLKQITFDPQIIIDVYKVGLPAMALQISASTMIAGVNKIVGSYSETAIAVFGIYFRLQSFVFLPIVGLTQGYMPIIGYNYGNNNSERMKKTIKSGAIISCIFTTVGFIIFQFFTKELILLFNKDPQLLEVGTTALKRITLAFPIMGPAIIFSTTFQAIGKGIPSLIHSTFRQILLLFPTMYLLSYLYGLDALWFAIPIAELIAAVIVTIWLVIVLHEVFKKMNEPTVTDKVGKVDKAKAK
- a CDS encoding MarR family winged helix-turn-helix transcriptional regulator; amino-acid sequence: MKKLDSIAKYISIAYRAQASLLNDKLADYDIGRGQYPFLIALYHQDEICQQDLCKIYDIDKAAAGRAVKKLEDKGFIKRKRDSEDKRCYLLYLTEKSKKFKPVFMDILYSIEEEIKKGLSQDEVEIFMKLIKKICYNLGFEDEFIEGE
- a CDS encoding DUF3862 domain-containing protein; its protein translation is MMPYSNKKIILILMVIILSLAVVGCSSRGTKSKIYTKRQFEKIQTSMTYDEVTNLLGNDGNVVSRSSASLYNTAAYLWQNQDGSNMTITFQNGEVISKRQNGLR
- a CDS encoding cell wall hydrolase, with the translated sequence MKRFKITFIVTVVALILFTNVLVASAATMHTVKPGESLWTIARKYGTTVNQIKSTNNHWSELIHAGQTLNIPQKTKYTTNHFSSRDLDLLARLVHGEARGETFEGQVGVAAVILNRVENPKFPNTVSGVIYENLAFESIMNGQANLRPNQETIKAAKAALNGWDPTGNSLFFYNPAKIHSSSNWIWTRRVVKNIGSHSFAV
- a CDS encoding cyclodeaminase/cyclohydrolase family protein, which encodes MIREKKIAEFMEEFASKSPTPGGGSAAALSGALGAVSTCMVASLTVGKDDYADVQEEMEELIDATTQLKEDYLDLVNEDMEVFGEYMDALQMPKETDEEKELRDKTMKKASIEATEVPFTMAKKSVDILKQAVIAAKKGNSHAVSDAGVGAIEAWAALEAAELNVNINLAFMSDEEYVAEKRKAMEELKAEAKELKEEVLKITNEKIG
- a CDS encoding permease; its protein translation is MLESTIIMAIISVVLFIIAYLKGDQLHIKGLKVSSNMLIKTAPLLIVAFILAGLIQVLIPQELIVEWLGAEAGVKGILIGWFAGLVTPGGPYVAFPLAVSIFKSGASLMAVITYVVAWSIWNISSLTFEVALIGPKFTVIRILSTAFIPPLIGMIIYIFG
- a CDS encoding permease, whose amino-acid sequence is MQRTIIVMVIIALILMMVAYFQASTLPLKGLEIGVEMTIKIIPLLIFAFIIAGYMQVLIPQEMITKWLGEESGFIGIMLGSIAGGIIPGGPYVSFPIAASFLKAGAELGTVVAFVAGKAFWSLSRLVMEVAILGPKLTAIRYGLTLVFPPLAGLLANLLFSRFSDDLVSRKAGEN
- a CDS encoding tetratricopeptide repeat protein yields the protein MSGKNDKQKTMAIFMIIVFVASVFVAAAGFISSSNNSQQTNYQSNSQGDSQKINNLKQRLSDNPQDVQAMIDLGNAYYDQRNYEKAINYYEASLRFEPEHAHVLVDLGTAYYYKQNSNPQKAIELYNKALEVDPDFKNALFNKGVVYQRGIRNYQKAIKAWQAFIAEYPNGQMTDKAKEFLAEARSSAKNPDQISSPQSTNAQSTIADYKARLGENPQDVAAMINLGHAYFDQQNFSKAINYYETSLKFKPNNVSVLVDLGIAYRKVNNPKKAIGIFDKALEIDPDFKNALFNKGIVTHFDLKDYQKAAKAWQAFLAKYPNGKMVDKARKFLNEAKNSIN
- a CDS encoding rubredoxin, which codes for MKKYRCKECGYVYNPTKGDPAAGIDPGISFSDISYAWVCPECGADKEMFKPVIS